From the Mya arenaria isolate MELC-2E11 chromosome 17, ASM2691426v1 genome, the window TCAATTGAGTTGAAACTATTGAAACCCTTGTAAAAGGTTTAACATATTTAACTCACTTGGAATATTAAGTAAGAAGTGCATTTAACTGCTTAATAGATTAAACTTATGtaattttacaacgactgtgaaacaagctattgcaacttatattaatcactctcgttggcacgatgttgctcgagagtgtggtcttgtgttttgggggaaaacgggagtacccggagaaaacccacttgtccagcttggtgaccactaaccaaactcactgcttattataaacattatattaaggaaatgtataaataacgtatgtataaaataaattagaCCAAATCTTTTGATAAAAcactaaaatgaaatattttgttgctgATTTTAGTATTAGTTAAACTCATCTTCATCAATTTTATAGCGGTTTTTGACGTTCTTAAATCCATGCAAAACCATGAGTTTATCTTTTCGAAAGAAATTGTACGATTTAGAATGATTGATTATTGGCAGAATGACagaaaaagttgttgttttctcCCCCCAAAACACCAGCTACAGAAAGTAAGATGTTTATAGGTTATAAGTAATGACATAAGTAGCCGtcacttttatttcatgtttatttttagttataaataagactatttatataacaactacagaaacaagcccagtagcaaaataataataataccatttAATGGCAGAGAGTAAACGCTAAAgacaaataaagcaaaaacaaaaaatcataaacaagaaacatcgAACAACAGctcaaaactctacaaacaagACAGTGCATAATACTATATAAAACTAACCTAATTTGaactcatttataaaaataatgtacgTAAACATGACTTATGTCAGAATACTCCCTTTAAAagatatgatattatataatgtGCACATACAACAAATAACAGCACATTTACAAAAGATTGCAGCCCATCCGATGGGTCTATAAGTTACACAAACCAGAATATATTTCgtatacattttatacacatgtaACGTCGcattatatatacaacatattttgtacgtatcatttcaatgtttaaaaagttgtcaCTACGAACAATTCTTCGTCGTTTCAAATATGCATTAACAGTAAATTTTGTCCGTTTTCAATGCCATAAGGACATTTGAGTGTATAATTTACTAATCATATCTTCGCAGACAATTTCAGGTCGTATTTCATCGAAGTACAATAATCCCAAATCATTATATAGATCGCAAATATGAAATGCTTTTCGTCTTCAATTTGGCCTAGTTCACATAGCTTGCATATTGTCTGATTCACACTCAATGGTAAGATTCCCATCTCAATTGACACAACAATGAACGTTCATGTTGTAATGTACTTCTCTGTATTAAATGCACCTTGTGCACTGTCTAAATGTTCTTAATTTCAGCACGTGCTGAATTTCCTGGCTCAAGACATTTGCGTAGCGTTTTTGTATCAAGCCTTTTGTCACTGGGAggttaacaactttttttactttcaagCGAATTCGTTTGACGTATTACACGGAAAGTTTCTTATACATATTGCCTCCAATTCTTGTTGTTCATATGGCAACTGTAGTCAACGATATGCACTTTATTGGTTATGTTGTCGTCGTCCATTAATGTTAATCTGTTCCAGTATCAGTGTCTCCGAGAATGGGCGTATAGCGGTGAACACCAAGAAAATATCTCATTGCCCTGTGTTGTACATTGCCTATAATTATATAGCCTGGTATTTTTATATCCCCAAACGGATTAACAGTAATCAAGAATTGGGAGAACACCTGAGTTGTATAATataccaaacattttataaacaagtaCTTAATATGATGCACTTCGTTTATGAGTCCACCAAGAGCACGGCCTGCAGTTTTACGTCCACTGGCATCACAGTTATGCTACAagtgtgtttgtatataaattttcaccgtcatttatattgtattctGTATAATAGCGATgacatttgtatgtgtatgctTATAAaactttgacttgacttgactatGACAAAAGTCGTTTTTGTCATGAAATCTATTCCGAGGTATTTCCAACGACCATTTCAAggatattatatgtttaactatGTCGATAATGCATGCAATGGGCCATGTTACTAGTAATCAAAACTCTCCAACGCTTACACCTATTATACATAATGTCCAGCATGGTTTGACGTTTTTCGTTTGAGTCAATCACGAGCATAATATCACCTGCATACACTTATATTGAGAGTTTACGTTCAGCAACTTATATTCCAAGTTCAAGGTCATTCACCTCTTGGAAAAGGTCACACTACCAGCATTAACGTTGTTAAATTGCATTCTTTGCCAGACACACCAGTAACACAATCGAACCAGTTAGTTTATTATAGATTGGTAAAGTTCGAATATATTTGAGCTTGCGTATATATTCTTTATGGTGTAATACAGTTTCCCGTCCGTTTTGTTTGCAAGAAGTTCGTAAAGCAGCATTTCCCTATATATGTAATCAAAACAGCGGCGGAGGTCAATGTAGGCTGTAAACTCCTGTTTGTTGTTCTTTATTATACTAAATGTGAAAACAGGGTATTCAAATATtctatatagaaataaaaaaaaaacaaatgacataCAACTAACACAGCGGACCATCATTGGAGCCAGAATGACAAAATGATGCTTCGATTATTTGCTACGCACAGGAACACCTTTCTGAAACCTTGTATCTGTGTACATGTAGTCTTACCAAGCGACACTTACTTTGATGCCCTTTTTTGTGGTTCTGGTGTGTTAGCGTTCTGGACATACTCCAACACGTAAGCACGACAAAAGACTGGCACCTAAACGAACATTTCATACGCACTTGCACGTACAAACATAAGTACGTATAAACATGTCGTATTGGCACACTTATTTTGTCTTTGTAGCGTATTGTCTTGTATTCGTGCCAAAATGGTTAATAATAGGGCATCGATTGGCATTTGTCAATCTATACTCGTTATTTCATTGTCTAGGCGTCGTCAGAACGAGATGACAAAAGTCAGCCGCCTTTGTATAGTGTATAGAATAGCGATTATAACAAAAGGATAATTTTGTATTAGTTGAAAACAAAGCACCGCTATATGTTCAATATATAAGTTATGAATCATGGGTCCCATATCGTTATGTCACGTAGTTGAATAGTGGGGTTGTGATGGGGAGGGCGGATATTAGCGCAAAGTATGATTCAACGAGCAGGAGTGATCATCTATCACAATCCACTGGGCAGTTTTCAAGTATTCAACAAGGGtacttgtattaaaaacaacTATAGAGCTCGGTAGGGTTTTGGATTCACCCTCCGTAGAATAAACATTCTCTTTATAATGATAGAAAGGCATTTGCAATCTTAATTGTAACAAATACAATGTCCCAATGTCTATGGTAACAAGATGGAGGTCTCATATTTTACGAAATCATATTGCATTATAAAACTACACTCAGTATAAATGgagttaatacatttttatcattgcAGCAATATATTGTCCTTACACATATTTCTGTTTGCTTCAATTTTAACGAATAAACTATTCACCAAAATTTGAAATGTCGCGAACATGCCTTCCTCATTTTATAGCGTCCAGTAGTCCCATCCACTTTTCACTTAGTTCATTACCCGTGTTAGTTGAAAATGAAGACAGTCAATATTAAgcaaatattaaatcataatgCAAGCTGCAGTCTAATCAATCGGAACTAAAATGGAACAGTTTTACTTGTGCCGAGGGTATGTACCGtcttaatgtatttgttattgtaattataatatttgttacaGTTGCGTGGTTTGGTTAGCGAATTCTTCAGTATTGAACGGTTTTTAGAAGTTTGCTGCACAATCATTTTTAGTTTTTGgaaaaatcatatttacaaaattatatttttaaaagttttcatgAGTTTCATTCGATTTGATTTTATCctaacaaacaaatttaatgcttctttaaatgttgtttgatgtaaattttaattatttttgaacacatttatgacatttaaatacataatgtCGATAGCTAAATTACCGGTTATGCAGAGCCAATATATGCATCTCTTGTTATAATAACTAAATCGATTCAATTCATCTGTCTAAAACGATTAATAAGAAATCACTGTCACAACATTTCTGCCAACATGCCGCGTTATACGGCGAGATAGAAACTGAAGAAAGTCATGAAATATGTGTACGGATTGTCTTCAACATCTTTGTCATATCTTTTTGGCGAAATGCGCAAGTATATTACGTAACCTGACAAATAGCTTCGacattaaatcaaaattttgAGCTATTGCGGATTTGCAAGAGTTTAAAGGCTTGTGTGCGATTTTTCATATTAGTGGTGCAATAAGTTACGACATGAGCATTGGTTGAGTACGACGTAGTACTAGTTATGGTGAGTTCTGAACAAGGTAGGAGCATTTTAGCATcttaaaataatacttaattatTATGGTTTGATACTTTTTATCTAGCGTCATCTGTGTTGAAATCGAATGCTTAAACTGTATTTAAAGGGTATCTAGCAGGGCCGGGTCCAGGATTTGACATAAGTGGGGCGTAACTTAACGGCATAagcttttgacttgcgcccctccccaGAACAAATTTTGGTGTAAATGTTGGCAGAGTGGTTTGAGGGTAAGCCTCAaagatatttttacaatttatagtccgaaatggtCCATCTtgtgcgtattttattacttttttctcctctcttttattgaaataaaaagcaaacttGAACGATTTTATGAGGGGTTGAGGGCGCCGTGTGTGCCCCGGTTGCGCCCTTCCTGGAGCCGCTAAGTGTCTAGTATGGCAGGCAATATAACTGAAGTGTTCAGATACATTTAATTCAGAAAAAGAcgtaattaattttaatcagGTAAAGcgatttatatatattaacagtgACGCaccaaatcatttatttttgtaagggcatactaacaacctttaccCATTACATAAAAGGCACAATAGCTTGAACGCGTATGGTACTCGAAGAACACTCGCGCACGAACAGGCGTGTCGTACTTGTGTCAAATACATTcgattagaatacaacctacacttgcagccaatgaaattgcagataggcaatcatttagAACTAGACTTATCAATTGAGAATGTCTACTTTCGCgagtgtttaaaggtccgcctactgcctaCTGCCATTCATCCGATACACATGTACACTTCCTTCGGCAGTTTCTTCTTGACTAAGACGGTAAACATGAACTTACGACAAAATGCAGCGATAGTGTACAGTAGTACGACCACCCAGCGATGAGTCGCGACATGTGTGGGTAAATTTTGCTGACGTCGATACTCTGTTCATATCTCGAAGGCAGTCCCCAAAAGTTTCAAGAAACAATGTTATACGATTCATGCGAAATCTTTACGTTCTGCACACGACAAGAGTCGAGGAATAAACTCGCGTACACACGACGTATTAAAAGTCATGACAGTGTGACTGTGGTCTAATACATAGATGGGGTTTCACGAAGTCTGGATTTACATTGTACATACTATTACGACATATATCTGCACTACTGTTCTCATGTTTACTATTGATGAgcaattatatttcattgatgttaCATTATATGTTAAACATGCAGTTGCCTTCAAAACTGTTGGTTAATTCCATTTTCATGTCTATATGATAACATTCGTAATTTGTTCAGATATCTTATTTTGGTTTGCAAAATTAAGATGAGGCTGAACTTAAATCTGCAAAAGTCTGTATAATAGTATTGCTCTATTTCAACTATGTTAAAAAACGTGACTATTAACAGACGAAAATGCTGTTTGGTTTTTGTTCTAGTGACAATTTTAAGATGTATAATCGTACGTTCTagataatttatttctttttaaatatcagaTTACCACCGATGAGTGATGAGGCGTTGGCGAACAAAATCAAGTGTCTGCTTGGTTCAGAAGTATTGAATGAATCACTCGTTATATTTCAATTCTGGCAACTTATGGATGCCTTGAGGCGCTGTATTGCGTTACACCCGGATAGGTTCACCGAAGAGGAGAGGGAGCATGACGTGTGCGAGTGTTTAGAGGGAAAAGGATGTTTTGTTCAACAcggcttttttttttaaagctattGATTTAAAAACTGACTGTCCAACATGTAAAAGCAAGCTGGAAAAAATCAAAGACCTTGCCCTAGGTGAGGATGTCCAAGGAGACAGACCAGAGTTTGGTAGAATACGTTTTTTTGAAAGCGTGACATGTACGCCTATCACgaacatgtttgacgggaattacATGAATCAGGTTTGCAACATAGTTTTATTAATagtaatgtataatatattcttATAAATCAATTAATACTAAGTAGAAGCTGTGcacattttgcaaataatttaacACGTTATGTTTGTATGAGCATACCGTTAGTAGTATATACTTATCAGCGCTATACCATCATTCAAAACATGAGACTATGTAAAAGGTAAAAAGTTTGCGTGCAGcaacaatataaattatattaaacagcCAAAGCAGCAGAAGTAGGAACAGAAGCagtaaatataatacatatcttaATTAACAACAAATTTTAAGGTGGATACATATGATATACGAATTACTTAATAACTCAAGAAAGTATTatagtagtggtagttgtagtgtTATTGGTAGTGGTAGTGCTGGCAAAGAAGTACTACATTtgtactactactgctactactactactactactagtagtagtagtagtagtaatagtagcagcagcagcagcagcagaagtagtagtagtagtagttgtagtagtagtagcagcagcagcagcagcagcagcagcagcagcagcagcagcagcagcagcagcagcagcagcagtagtagtagtagtagtagcatagtagtagcagcagcagcagcagcagcagcagcagcagcagcagcagcagtagtagtctTTCATTTGATATACTCTATATTGTAAAGAAAAGAAGGTAATTTATTTAGGGCGGTCGCTACCTGGTTTAATTTTCATAGCTATTTTAGTAATTATACATGGGGAGTTTTATGTTAGTCGATGGTAATTCTCTCTAGTATCTTGCGTCAAGTCGAAGATCGAGTGCTATATATCTTTACACAAGTAACAGGAAATGATTCTTTCACATAAATCAACCAAATTGTATAGTATTTCTTTTCTTTCGTACCTTTAAAGtactataaaaaataaaaaaccaacaacatatttttctcaaatttgaCGATAGTAGCGTAGTATTGCGGAAGTAGATATGCGGATGCACACTGGACTACAtattaacaacattaacaatAGTCCTGTTTAGTGGGACAAACTCAAagccaaaataaattaaacgcGAAACACACAACGTCCAAAACAACAAGGGCAGACCATTCATATTTGAACTGTATTTCTTTATAGGTGCAGGGAGTCGAGCGACAGCTTCGGAACGGAGATCCTATTAGTACACGGGACACACAGCAGTTCCTGCAGAGCTCTATCAACATACTGCAAACCATAGCGGATCAGCCAGGGTTACCAATTGAAATACAGGGAAAGTTACGTAGAAACACGGAGTTTCTGCTCTGGGTAAGTGTTTCTGGTTTTCGTGAAGTGTCATGTATTTGAGTATctcttatttaatattaatgttaattttggAAATTGCCTTACTGCTAAATAACAGCAGCAATACTTTGGCGGCACCATTTTGTTATTACTACTTATTGGAAATGATGTGATTTCGTTTTATTTCAGCTGAAAAATGTCGACCTTGATGTATTAGTGTTTAAGGAGGCGAATCTCCAAGTGAGAAACCGTCAACGGAAGGAGCTCAGGGACATGTTCCATGTCATTATCAACCCGAATCTTGGTCTCAAGAGTTTATGGATGGAGTGCACGTGCTGTTAGAGCGCAAATGAAGACATAATTATccatatatatttgtgtttgattttgattaattttcCTGCTCTTTTGATGGGATTTACGCAATAGAAATTGTAAATTGTCTAATTCACCAGGATGTTACCGTCGCCGGTTGGGCAAAACATTGCAAGATACGTTTGGAATGTTCTTGACAGGGAAggaaacttgtttgtttttcaaaatgaaaacacaaatcaaATAGAAAGATCAGTTCCACTGTTTTAGAAATTTAATCCACTTTTTTCCGTCCACTTGTTTAACGGCCGCGAAAAATAGgtgtttaacaaacattttgtttatagatATACCTTTCGGTGGTATTagcatttcttttcaaatgttttgtaagGATCAAGTGAAATGTGTCAACAATAATTGACAATACCTCTTGATTGTTGTATAGAAATATGCTTATGTAGTGTGTGTGGATTTGAACAAGCGGCCCGGTTAattcagttggttagagcgttTTGCTAGttttccggcggtcgtgggtcgAGCCTCTCACCGGCCGCACTTTTGCTCCCCGGGTTACTTTTATTGTGGAAGCGGTAAACGGTAGGAGTGCCGCCGTCGGTCTGAATGGTTGATGGCGGGAGGAGTAGTGTGTGGGGGTTAGAACCAGCCACCCGGTTaactcagttggttagagctcCGTGAaagtgttccggcggtcgtggttTCGAGCCCCACACAAGGCGCACTCCTTCTCCCAGGCTtactttataattgtttttgtgtttacattaagatatattgtttataatttagGAAGTTACAACCagatatatatagtatataaacatgttttatcacaAATGACACTATACATTAGCAGGAGCATGATTTGCTGATACATATGCCGAATTTAATCGATGGTTAGTTAGTTTGTGTCTGATGTAcaacttattttactttttcatattaataGCTGATGTTTGTGTTCTTAACTGAGTTGAATGTCGATCCAAATGCCGACTTTTgctttattgtttgttataataaCGTAATGTTAATGCTGATGTTGCCTGTTGTTAATTCATGTTAATGTTATTGAAACTGGCGGATTTTGCTGCGTAGAGGACTTTTTCGGTTTaactaaatacatgttaaatgcAACAAACCATAAACGTAACCGTATTACCATAGTGACTGAGTTTTACTTATTACGCGGTAATGCTTTTTAACGTTTTGATGATGCTTTATgtataaaacgaaaacaaatacaCTTATCAATATGGTACGTATATTACAATATCATTACGTTATGTCttatttcttcatattttcactgatgttgtttgaaaaaatcgtttgtgcttgtgtttgttcactgttttatttgatgctaattaaaaagtgttttattgttatgtgaTATCACGtgcatattatatgccatgatgaatataaaacttgaaacttgtctTATCACCATTCCAACGACCCAAGGCATAACAAAATGATTGCTTTATGCCCATGTGTATGGTACTTTGCATACTATTTGTTGTAAACTTTTGTGTATGTTCTTTTGCAATAAACATAGCTTAGTTGAGTATGGTTCTTATGTTCTCGATTTTTGGTTGCCATCAGGGTCTATCTTGGTCTTGAGTTATATTAACAACTTATGTTCAATAGACGGATCACACTCAGTCTACATGTATAGACATTTGGTAGACTCACTCCTAAATACAATTGATTCCGAGGCCAGCAGGTTCCATCATTTAATTGAATGATACACATATGTACAACATTTAAACACtctttaaaggcgcacaatttAGGTTGATACTAAATAATGTTGTCTTTGTTCAACTTTAATGCATGATGTTTAACTCACATGACttaaatcataaatacaaaCCCCAAAAACTAAGATTTGAGTACATATAAACCAATATTAgacttaataaatgaaatgttgttttctttcaataaataGCTACGTGCCCGCCATGGATTCCCTA encodes:
- the LOC128222698 gene encoding uncharacterized protein LOC128222698 translates to MFDGNYMNQVQGVERQLRNGDPISTRDTQQFLQSSINILQTIADQPGLPIEIQGKLRRNTEFLLWLKNVDLDVLVFKEANLQVRNRQRKELRDMFHVIINPNLGLKSLWMECTCC